The Primulina tabacum isolate GXHZ01 chromosome 10, ASM2559414v2, whole genome shotgun sequence region CAAGTGGGATATTAATTGCATTCAATCATCCGTCAAAAGCATCTGACAAATTATCAACCACTTGCTTGTAAACTCTGATAGAAGAAAATATAACCATTCCTAGCATTTACTAAACCATAGAGGAAAGTGAAATTATTAAGAATGTTAACTGTGAAAAAAGGGCATAAATACCTATGTTGGTTGCTGAAATTGCGAAGGATTGATGGCAAAGAAAAAATTTGGAATATATAAGGTCTGTTGATACTATCCACCACTTTCATCATTATCCATACTGCACAGGTTGAGAAAAACTAAGAATTTTCTTGACTAGAGGAATTAATCCAATCAATACTATTTGAAGTTGCTCTGAGCTATTGAGTCTGAGACTCATTTGACCAGACCCCTTGTTATTAAGATTGATTCGGCCAACCAAATTTTCGTGTCGTCCGATGGGGATTTGGGTCTGAAAGTTGCAACCAATGGCAAGATCTCCATGCCAATCCATGACAGAGATCCCCAAAGTAGACAAAAAACGCCCTAAAGGGTGGTCTTTGTCTCTCAGAGTTGCTTCAAGGCTACCACCATAAGCCACATCCCCGCGACCATACATGGCACCACCAGAAACAACTAACTGACCCCGTTTGCCAAAGAGTACCTTATCCTCTAATTTTAGTCCACCAGTCAAAACATCACCCAACAAAGTTGCTGAAAGACCTGCAGCAGCCTTATTCAATCTGTGATTACTAAATCTCGTCTCTGTTCGTAGAGTGTAAGCAAAGTCCTTTCCAACTGATTGCATGTCAAAGCCTATCGAGGTTGCTTTCCGTTTACCATGCTTCACCGAGCTAGCAACTTCCATTTGAAGGTTTCCATCCTTTTTGTCCTTTGAAAGGTGACCAGAGAAAGACACCGGTACCTTGTCTGTTACCACAAACAATCTTTCAACATTTATGCCATCATAACCAATGTCATGGTCCCAACCATTGGGTTCTAGGACAGCTCTTACAAGCCATGGGTTGGAGGAATCAAGAGAGCGATATCGATGGGTAGGATTATCAGAATCAAAAGAAGCTGGCAGAGCCATATCTGGCATGGGAACTGGCACTGATGCAGCAGCACTGGCCTCTTCTTCTGCATTTTCACCATATTCAGCAGGTAAATTCTTAGCCTCCTCTTGAATTTTCTTTGCCATCTTCCGCCGCTGCTTCTCTTCCTTCAGCTGCTTCTTCATGAAAAGTCTTTCCCTATATTCAAGTTCATCATAGTATGCCTTCCTTTGCGCTTTATTCAGCATTTCCAGCTGTGCTTTAGTCATTGACTTGAAAGGCGGTAACTCATCATATTCTGATGAGTCTGAGTCCGAGTCTGAGGAATCATCCAGATCATCTATGATATCATCGTCATCACCAAATTGCTCCGACGGAAGCTTCACTTCAGGCCTTGATTGAAGAAGAGATGAAAGAAGGAAAGGTAAAGGAGGTGATCTTGTTCTAGGAGCAAAGGATTTTCCAGGAGGGCCATCTTGCAACTTCAATAGTGTATTTGCTTCAGCCAAGATTTTCGAAGCGAAGGACAGAAGCAACAAGTGTGGCTTCCAAACCTGACCATTTGGTAATACTCTCTGTCCAGCTCTATTTGTCCTGCATGCTGAGTGGTTCTCCACCAATGAAACGGGATTCATTAGCCGCATATCTCCAGCAGCCTGCCGAATTGCTTGCTGGACGACATGGGACCTTTGGGTCACAAAGGTATCATAACTAGTAGCTGTGCCGTTAGGACCTTCCGGTGGGGCAGATGCAGCATGAGTCAGAACGACAATAGCATTGAACCATATCGACGGTCCAAAGATTTCAGTGATCGTCCGCAGCAATGGCATATCTCCAAAATCTCTGTTCTGCATGTCCAATCTATCAAGATACAAAACAATATCAGGAGGTGTTTTCTTTATAAACTTTTTGACAGAACGAAGTATTTTTTCATTCTGGCACTGGTCTGACCAAGATGGTAAAAGCCCGGGCGTGTCAATCACTCGTACCCTTATTCCCTGCACAGTTCCAACAATATCCTGAACCTTTTTGGTCCCAAACTGAAAAGCATCAGTGCCAAACATAACTTCATCAAATATGGAATTTATAGTTGCACTTTTACCAACCCCAGTTTTTCCAATAACCATGATGGTGCACGTGAAATCTAAGGGTTCTTGTCCAGCTGCCTCAAGCTGCTCTGCCACTGCACTTGCACGATCAAAGCTGAATGCAGCCACACGACCACCACTTCTCCTTGTAGCTGTTCGGCCAAACCCAATCTATACAAAACTTGAGCCACGACTACATTATGTGGAGTTTGACCAAGCCTATGGGCAAGACGCAGAAATTTAACCCGAATCATCTGGAGCTTTTCACGGGTCTCATCATATTCCTCAGCCTCTCCATTTGCAGGATCCTCAATAAGCTGGTTCTGTATTGGGGAAACCGCACCATTCACTCTAGGCTGCTGGACAACCCTCGAAGTGGGCTCTAGTAGAGGTGCAGCACGCCCAAGGCCAGCAGGACGAGTTGAAGATAAGTTACTGTTGGCTGGTGGAATATCAGATGCAGACCGAGACAAGTGTTCTTTATTTCTAGAATTGCTAGAAGCAGGTTCTACCGGTGAGGCAGTTTGACCAAGACTGGTAGATTGGGGGCTTATGGAATATGAAGGAGAAAAGGCTGCTTCAGGTCTGTTTTCCTGCGCTCTCTTGACTGAATTATCCTGGAAAACAGGTTCTTGCACCAGAGCATGTGGCTCAGTGACTGCAGGAAGAGCTGGAGAAGGCCTTGGAGTGGAGGTGTTACCAGATGATGATGGAATACCAGTACTGGGTCCAACTTCCTGTACTCTACTCCCTGAGATAGATTCTTCCATTTTCCCATCCTTCGCTCCTTCTCCTTCCTTTTCTGAGCCTTCAGCAACAGCTGAGGAGACCCCAGGACTTACATCCACAGTACAAATACCTTTGCTTTCCTCCGGGACAACATCCAGAATATCAGAGTTTGAAACTTCCACACTTGGAGAATCTATTAATATCTGTCCATTTTCTTGTTCTCCAGCATGATCCTCCTCACTTTCACTAAGCGAGTTAGTTGGAGTCCTTGCAATCTGTTGACCCTGATAATCTGAACCTGGAACAATAACTGGCTCATTTACGATTAGATTTTGTTTGTCATTTCGTATAGATCCATTGGCATCTATAGTTTCTGCTGATGTATCATTACTCTGTCCTTTAACTGAATCAGTATCGGGAATCTCTATGCCTTTATGATTCAAAGTGCCGACCAAATTGGCATCACTCTTTATACCATTATCAGCAACCTGAAAACTAGTATCACCTCCTTTTACTTCATTAGCATCTCGGATTTCAGAAATCTCGTGAATGTTTCCTTTCATGTCAGGCTTCTCTGGATCAGTCTCAGCTCCTTGTAACTCTTTAGCTTCTGGAGGTTCTGACATTTGACATATCCCCTCTTTTCTAGCACTAGCATCCACAATGTCTTCTGCATCAACAGAAGTCAAAGTTTTGACAAATATTGCA contains the following coding sequences:
- the LOC142505788 gene encoding LOW QUALITY PROTEIN: translocase of chloroplast 120, chloroplastic-like (The sequence of the model RefSeq protein was modified relative to this genomic sequence to represent the inferred CDS: inserted 1 base in 1 codon), whose amino-acid sequence is MENHNAVVDAAKLEETQGGESEIFELTVKNSVAFSMDGSKESDEDEVFEEAVEVEPTMVDSDNSVITEDEKIESSGIMESSKENTNLVSDAEEAEHLMHKNNGTIDDGVVEDAEDDPMEIADSTTSVTKSDSSLPESPRSAGDAVPDIAIFVKTLTSVDAEDIVDASARKEGICQMSEPPEAKELQGAETDPEKPDMKGNIHEISEIRDANEVKGGDTSFQVADNGIKSDANLVGTLNHKGIEIPDTDSVKGQSNDTSAETIDANGSIRNDKQNLIVNEPVIVPGSDYQGQQIARTPTNSLSESEEDHAGEQENGQILIDSPSVEVSNSDILDVVPEESKGICTVDVSPGVSSAVAEGSEKEGEGAKDGKMEESISGSRVQEVGPSTGIPSSSGNTSTPRPSPALPAVTEPHALVQEPVFQDNSVKRAQENRPEAAFSPSYSISPQSTSLGQTASPVEPASSNSRNKEHLSRSASDIPPANSNLSSTRPAGLGRAAPLLEPTSRVVQQPRVNGAVSPIQNQLIEDPANGEAEEYDETREKLQMIRVKFLRLAHRLGQTPHNVVVAQVLYRLGLAEQLQGXSGGRVAAFSFDRASAVAEQLEAAGQEPLDFTCTIMVIGKTGVGKSATINSIFDEVMFGTDAFQFGTKKVQDIVGTVQGIRVRVIDTPGLLPSWSDQCQNEKILRSVKKFIKKTPPDIVLYLDRLDMQNRDFGDMPLLRTITEIFGPSIWFNAIVVLTHAASAPPEGPNGTATSYDTFVTQRSHVVQQAIRQAAGDMRLMNPVSLVENHSACRTNRAGQRVLPNGQVWKPHLLLLSFASKILAEANTLLKLQDGPPGKSFAPRTRSPPLPFLLSSLLQSRPEVKLPSEQFGDDDDIIDDLDDSSDSDSDSSEYDELPPFKSMTKAQLEMLNKAQRKAYYDELEYRERLFMKKQLKEEKQRRKMAKKIQEEAKNLPAEYGENAEEEASAAASVPVPMPDMALPASFDSDNPTHRYRSLDSSNPWLVRAVLEPNGWDHDIGYDGINVERLFVVTDKVPVSFSGHLSKDKKDGNLQMEVASSVKHGKRKATSIGFDMQSVGKDFAYTLRTETRFSNHRLNKAAAGLSATLLGDVLTGGLKLEDKVLFGKRGQLVVSGGAMYGRGDVAYGGSLEATLRDKDHPLGRFLSTLGISVMDWHGDLAIGCNFQTQIPIGRHENLVGRINLNNKGSGQMSLRLNSSEQLQIVLIGLIPLVKKILSFSQPVQYG